From Brassica oleracea var. oleracea cultivar TO1000 chromosome C3, BOL, whole genome shotgun sequence, a single genomic window includes:
- the LOC106336236 gene encoding 30-kDa cleavage and polyadenylation specificity factor 30-like, with protein MEDADGLSFDFEGGLDSGPIQPTASVPVAPLENQSSAAVNLTPSYDHSSATAAGAGRGRSFRQTVCRHWLRGLCMKGDACGFLHQYDKARMPICRFFRVHGECREQDCVYKHTNEDIKECNMYKLGFCPNGPDCRYRHAKLPGPPPPVEEVLQKIQQLTSYSYGPNRFYQPRNAAPQLGDVKPQVQVQTQEPGNLQQQLQQPQQSQHQVSQTQTQTQNTADQTSHPLPRGVNRYFVVKSNNSENFELSVQQGVWATQRSNEAKLNEAFDIVDNVILIFSVNRTRHFQGCAKMTSRIGGYIGGGNWKNEHGTQQYGGNFSVKWLKLCELSFHKTRNLRNPYNENLPVKISRDCQELEPSVGEELASLLYLEPDSKLMAISIAAEAKREEEKAKGVNPESRAENPDIVPFEDNEEEEEEEDESEEEEDGMANGPQGRGRGRGMMWPPQMPMGRGIRPMPGMGGFPLGVMNPADTFPYGPGGYNGMPDPFGMGPRPFGPYGPRFGGDFRGPVPGMMFPGRPPQQFPHGGYGMMGGSGRGGPLMGGMGNAPRGGGGRPMYYPPATTTASSARPGPTSSNRRTPERSDDRGAVDESHEMEQFELGNSLRNEETESEDEDKAPRRSRHGDKRR; from the exons ATGGAGGACGCCGACGGACTCAGCTTCGATTTCGAAGGCGGTCTCGACTCCGGACCTATCCAGCCCACGGCTTCCGTCCCCGTCGCTCCCCTCGAAAACCAATCCTCCGCCGCCGTCAACCTGACGCCGAGCTACGATCACTCCTCCGCGACGGCGGCCGGAGCTGGGAGAGGACGGAGTTTCCGCCAGACCGTTTGCAGGCACTGGCTCCGAGGTCTGTGTATGAAAGGCGACGCCTGCGGGTTCCTCCACCAGTACGATAAAGCTCGTATGCCGATCTGCAGATTCTTCCGAGTGCACGGTGAATGTAGAGAGCAGGATTGCGTCTATAAGCATACCAATGAAGATATCAAAGAATGCAATAT GTACAAGCTAGGGTTTTGTCCCAATGGTCCTGATTGTAGGTACAGGCATGCGAAGCTGCCTGGACCTCCACCTCCTGTGGAGGAAGTTCTTCAGAAGATACAACAGCTGACTTCGTACAGTTACGGGCCTAATAGATTCTATCAACCACGGAACGCTGCTCCGCAGTTGGGGGATGTTAAGCCTCAGGTGCAAGTTCAGACGCAGGAGCCAGGTAACTTGCAGCAGCAGCTGCAACAACCTCAGCAATCACAACATCAGGTCAGCCAGACTCAGACTCAGACGCAAAACACTGCTGACCAAACGTCTCATCCTTTGCCTCGTGGGGTAAATAG GTATTTTGTAGTAAAAAGTAACAATTCAGAAAATTTTGAGTTATCTGTGCAACAAGGAGTATGGGCTACACAAAGAAGCAATGAAGCGAAACTTAATGAAGCTTTTGACATTGTGGATAATGTGATCTTGATATTCTCTGTCAACCGAACACGGCATTTCCAG GGCTGTGCTAAGATGACATCCAGAATTGGTGGTTACATTGGTGGAGGAAACTGGAAAAATGAACATGGAACTCAACAGTATGGCGGGAACTTTTCAGTTAAATGGTTAAAG TTGTGCGAACTGTCCTTCCACAAAACTCGGAATTTAAGGAATCCTTACAACGAGAACTTGCCTGTGAAG ATAAGCAGAGACTGTCAAGAGTTAGAGCCCTCCGTTGGTGAGGAGCTAGCTTCTTTGCTTTATCTGGAACCAGATAGCAAGCTTATG GCAATCTCCATAGCTGCGGAGGCCAAACGAGAAGAAGAGAAAGCAAAGGGCGTGAATCCAGAGAGCAGAGCTGAGAACCCAGACATCGTCCCATTTGAGGACAACGAAGAAGAGGAAGAGGAAGAAGATGAAAGCGAGGAGGAAGAAGATGGCATGGCGAACGGGCCTCAAGGCAGAGGGAGAGGAAGAGGGATGATGTGGCCTCCTCAAATGCCTATGGGACGTGGAATCAGACCAATGCCCGGAATGGGAGGTTTCCCTCTCGGGGTAATGAACCCTGCAGATACTTTTCCCTATGGACCTGGTGGCTACAACGGTATGCCAGATCCATTTGGTATGGGTCCAAGACCCTTTGGACCATATGGACCGAGGTTCGGTGGTGATTTCAGAGGACCTGTACCGGGGATGATGTTTCCCGGTAGGCCTCCGCAACAGTTTCCACATGGAGGTTATGGTATGATGGGAGGCTCAGGGCGTGGTGGACCGCTTATGGGAGGAATGGGAAACGCTCCCCGAGGAGGAGGAGGCAGGCCAATGTATTATCCACCAGCTACAACAACAGCATCATCAGCACGTCCTGGCCCTACTTCTTCCAACAGGAGAACACCTGAGAGAAGCGATGACAGAGGGGCGGTGGATGAATCTCATGAGATGGAGCAGTTTGAGCTTGGAAACAGTTTGAGAAACGAAGAGACTGAAAGTGAAGACGAAGACAAAGCTCCTAGACGATCAAGGCATGGAGACAAGCGTCGGTGA
- the LOC106334713 gene encoding ABC transporter C family member 1 has product MGFELLDWYCKPVPNGVWSKMVDYAFGAYTPCAIDSFVLGTSHLVLLILCLYRVWLTAKDFKVDKFCLRSKWYNYFLALLAAYSTAEPLFRLVMRISILDLDGAGFPPYEAFMLVLEAFAWGSALVMTVFETKTYIHELRWYVRFAVIYALVGDMVLLNLVLSVKEYYGSFKLYIYISEVAVQVAFGTLLFVYFPNLDPYPGYTPLRTETSEDYEYEELPGGEQICPERHASLFDRIFFSWLNPLMTLGSKRPLTEKDVWNLDTWDRTETLMRSFQRSWEKELEKPKPWLLRALNNSLGGRFWWGGFWKIGNDCSQFVGPLLLNELLKSMQLNEPAWIGYIYAISIFVGVMFGVLCEAQYFQNVMRVGYRLRSALIAAVFRKSLRLTNEGRKKFQTGKITNLMTTDAESLQQICQSLHTMWSAPFRIIVALVLLYQQLGVASLIGALFLVLMFPIQTVIISKTQKLTKEGLQRTDKRIGLMNEILAAMDTVKCYAWENSFQSKVQTVRDDELSWFRKAQLLSAFNMFILNSIPVLVTVVSFGVFSLLGGDLTPARAFTSLSLFSVLRFPLFMLPNIITQIVNANVSLKRLEEVLSTEERVLLPNPPIEPGQPAISIRNGCFSWDSKADRPTLSNINLDVPIGSLVAVVGSTGEGKTSLISAMLGELPALSVATVTLRGSVAYVPQVSWIFNATVRDNILFGSPFDQEKYERVIDVTALRHDLELLPGGDLTEIGERGVNISGGQKQRVSMARAVYSNSDVCILDDPLSALDAHVGQQVFEKCIKRELGNKTRVLVTNQLHFLSQVDKILLVHEGTVKEEGTYEELSHSGPLFQRLMENAGKVEEYSEANVEAEADQTSVKPVENGNTNNLQKDGKETKKSKEGTSVLVKREERETGVVSWKVLKRYRDALGGGWVVMMLLVCYVLTQVFRVSSSTWLSEWTDAGTPKSHGPLFYNIIYAVLSFGQVFVTLTNSYWLIMVSLYAAKKMHDAMLGSILRAPMVFFQTNPLGRIINRFAKDTGDIDRTVAVFVNMFMGSIAQLLSTVILIGIVSTLSLWAIMPLLVAFYGAYLYYQNTSREIKRMDSVSRSPVYAQFGEALNGLSSIRAYKAYDRMAEINGKSMDNNIRFTLVNMGANRWLGIRLEFLGGLMVWLTASLAVMQNGKAENQQAFASTMGLLLSYALSITSSLTAVLRLASLAENSLNSVERVGNYIELPSEAPLVIENNRPPPGWPSSGSIKFEDVVLRYRPELPPVLHGVSFFISPMDKVGIVGRTGAGKSSLLNALFRIVEVEKGRILIDECDIGKFGLMDLRKVLGIIPQAPVLFSGTVRFNLDPFGEHNDADLWESLERAHLKDTIRRNPLGLDAEVSEAGENFSVGQRQLLSLARALLRRSKILVLDEATAAVDVRTDVLIQKTIREEFKSCTMLIIAHRLNTIIDCDKVLVLDSGKVQEFSTPENLLSNGESSFSKMVQSTGAANAEYLRSIVLENKRNRDANGDDSSQPLEGQRKWRASSRWAAAAQFALAVSLTSSHNDLQSLEIEDDNSVLKRTKDAVVTLRSVLEGKHDKEIEESLTRNDISRERWWPSLYKMIEGLAVMSRLAKNRMQHPDYNLEGRSFDWDNVEM; this is encoded by the exons ATGGGTTTTGAGCTGTTGGATTGGTACTGCAAGCCTGTGCCTAATGGTGTGTGGTCGAAGATGGTTGATTATGCCTTTGGTGCATACACGCCTTGTGCTATTGATTCGTTCGTGCTTGGCACCTCTCATCTGGTTCTTTTGATTCTCTGCCTTTACCGTGTTTGGCTCACTGCTAAGGATTTCAAAGTGGATAAGTTCTGCTTGAGGTCTAAATGGTATAACTATTTCCTGGCTCTGCTGGCTGCTTATAGTACTGCCGAGCCTTTGTTTAGATTGGTCATGAGGATCTCAATCTTGGATTTGGATGGAGCTGGGTTTCCTCCCTACGAG GCGTTCATGTTGGTTCTTGAAGCTTTTGCTTGGGGTTCTGCTTTGGTCATGACTGTTTTTGAAACAAAAACATATATCCATGAACTTCGTTGGTATGTCAGATTTGCTGTCATTTATGCTCTTGTGGGAGACATGGTGTTGTTAAATCTTGTTCTCTCAGTGAAGGAGTACTATGGCAG TTTCAAATTGTATATTTACATAAGCGAGGTGGCAGTTCAG GTTGCATTTGGAACTCTCTTGTTTGTGTATTTTCCTAATCTGGACCCATACCCTGGTTACACACCATTGCGGACTGAAACGTCAGAGGATTATGAGTATGAAGAGCTTCCTGGAGGAGAACAGATATGTCCTGAGAGGCATGCAAGTTTATTTGACA GAATCTTCTTCTCATGGTTGAATCCATTGATGACTCTGGGATCGAAACGGCCTCTCACCGAGAAGGATGTGTGGAATCTGGACACTTGGGATCGTACTGAAACTCTCATGAGGAG CTTCCAGAGGTCCTGGGAAAAGGAGCTAGAAAAGCCCAAACCGTGGCTCTTGAGGGCACTGAACAACAGCCTTGGAGGAAG GTTTTGGTGGGGTGGGTTCTGGAAG ATTGGGAATGACTGTTCACAGTTCGTGGGGCCTCTTCTACTGAATGAGCTCTTAAAG TCAATGCAACTTAATGAACCAGCCTGGATAGGTTACATCTATGCAATCTCAATCTTTGTTGGAGTG ATGTTTGGGGTTCTATGTGAAGCTCAATATTTCCAAAATGTGATGCGTGTTGGTTATCGGTTGAGATCTGCACTG ATTGCTGCTGTGTTCCGAAAGTCGCTAAGGTTAACTAATGAGGGCCGGAAGAAGTTTCAAACAGGAAAAATAACAAACTTAATGACTACTGATGCTGAGTCTCTTCAG CAAATTTGCCAATCACTTCATACCATGTGGTCAGCGCCATTTCGTATTATTGTAGCACTGGTTCTCCTCTATCAACAATTGGGTGTTGCCTCGCTCATTGGCGCATTGTTTCTGGTCCTTATGTTCCCTATACAG ACTGTTATTATAAGCAAAACGCAGAAGTTAACAAAAGAAGGGTTGCAGCGTACTGACAAAAGAATTGGCCTAATGAATGAGATTTTAGCCGCAATGGATACAGTGAA GTGCTATGCTTGGGAAAACAGTTTTCAGTCTAAGGTTCAAACTGTTCGTGATGATGAACTATCTTGGTTCCGGAAAGCACAACTTCTGTCAGCG TTCAATATGTTTATACTAAACAGCATTCCTGTTCTGGTGACTGTTGTTTCATTTGGTGTGTTCTCATTGCTTGGAGGAGATCTCACACCTGCAAGAGCGTTTACATCCCTTTCACTATTCTCTGTGCTTCGCTTCCCTTTATTCATGCTTCCAAACATTATAACTCAG ATAGTAAATGCTAATGTATCCTTAAAACGTTTGGAAGAGGTGTTATCGACGGAAGAGAGAGTTCTCTTACCAAATCCTCCTATTGAACCTGGACAGCCAGCTATCTCAATAAGGAACGGATGCTTCTCCTGGGATTCAAAG GCGGATAGGCCAACCTTGTCAAACATCAACTTGGATGTACCTATTGGCAGCCTAGTTGCAGTAGTAGGCAGTACAGGAGAAGGAAAAACCTCACTGATATCTGCTATGCTTGGAGAACTTCCAGCATTATCTGTTGCGACAGTTACTCTCAGAGGATCAGTCGCTTATGTTCCGCAAGTTTCATGGATCTTTAACGCAACA GTACGTGACAATATATTGTTTGGTTCTCCTTTTGACCAAGAAAAGTATGAAAGGGTGATTGATGTGACTGCACTGAGGCATGACCTTGAGTTACTTCCT GGTGGTGATCTCACGGAGATTGGAGAAAGAGGTGTTAACATAAGTGGGGGACAAAAGCAGAGGGTCTCTATGGCTAGAGCGGTCTACTCAAATTCAGATGTGTGTATATTAGATGATCCATTGAGTGCCCTTGATGCGCATGTTGGTCAACAG GTTTTTGAGAAATGCATAAAACGAGAACTAGGGAACAAAACGAGAGTTCTTGTTACAAACCAGCTCCACTTCCTATCACAAGTGGATAAGATTCTACTTGTCCATGAGGGAACAGTGAAGGAGGAAGGAACATACGAAGAGCTTTCCCATAGTGGCCCATTATTCCAAAGATTAATGGAAAATGCTGGCAAAGTTGAAGAATATTCTGAAGCAAATGTAGAAGCAGAAGCAGATCAAACGTCTGTAAAACCAGTTGAGAACGGCAACACTAATAATCTGCAGAAGGATGGAAAGGAGACAAAAAAATCCAAAGAAGGAACCTCTGTGCTCGTTAAGCGTGAAGAACGTGAAACTGGAGTTGTGAGTTGGAAAGTCCTGAAGAG GTACCGGGATGCACTTGGAGGTGGATGGGTGGTGATGATGCTCCTTGTATGCTACGTCTTGACTCAAGTGTTTCGAGTGTCAAGCAGCACTTGGTTGAGTGAGTGGACTGATGCAGGAACTCCAAAGAGTCATGGACCCCTCTTCTACAATATTATCTATGCGGTTCTTTCCTTTGGACAG GTATTTGTGACGTTGACCAATTCATATTGGTTGATAATGGTCAGTCTTTATGCAGCTAAGAAGATGCATGATGCTATGCTTGGTTCCATACTAAGAGCTCCAATGGTCTTCTTTCAAACCAATCCATTAGGACGTATAATCAATCGATTCGCAAAAGATACGGGTGATATTGATAGAACGGTTGCAGTCTTTGTTAACATGTTCATGGGTTCAATCGCACAGCTTCTTTCAACTGTTATCTTAATCGGCATTGTCAGCACACTGTCCCTTTGGGCCATCATGCCTCTCTTGGTCGCGTTTTATGGAGCTTATCTCTACTACCAG AACACATCTCGTGAAATTAAACGTATGGATTCCGTTTCAAGATCTCCCGTTTACGCTCAATTTGGAGAGGCGTTGAATGGTTTATCAAGTATCCGTGCTTATAAAGCATACGACCGGATGGCTGAAATAAACGGAAAATCAATGGATAATAACATCAGATTCACTCTCGTAAACATGGGTGCAAACCGTTGGCTGGGAATCCGTTTGGAATTTCTTGGAGGTCTCATGGTTTGGTTGACTGCTTCATTAGCCGTCATGCAGAATGGTAAAGCAGAGAATCAACAAGCGTTTGCATCTACGATGGGTTTGCTACTCAGTTACGCTTTGAGTATCACCAGCTCCTTGACAGCTGTGCTTAGACTCGCGAGTCTAGCTGAGAACAGTTTGAACTCGGTCGAGCGTGTTGGAAACTATATAGAGTTACCATCAGAGGCTCCGTTGGTTATTGAGAACAACCGTCCACCTCCTGGATGGCCATCATCTGGTTCTATAAAGTTTGAAGATGTTGTTCTTCGTTACCGGCCTGAGTTACCTCCTGTGCTTCATGGGGTTTCCTTCTTCATTTCTCCGATGGATAAAGTGGGAATCGTTGGAAGGACAGGCGCTGGGAAGTCAAGCCTCTTGAATGCCTTGTTCCGGATCGTGGAGGTGGAGAAGGGAAGGATCTTGATCGATGAATGCGACATTGGCAAGTTTGGACTGATGGATCTACGTAAAGTTCTTGGAATCATACCTCAAGCCCCTGTGCTTTTCTCAG GTACTGTGAGATTCAATCTTGACCCGTTTGGTGAACATAATGACGCTGATCTTTGGGAATCTCTTGAGAGAGCACACTTGAAAGATACTATCCGGAGAAACCCTCTTGGTCTTGATGCTGAG GTATCTGAGGCTGGAGAGAACTTCAGTGTTGGACAGAGACAGTTGTTGAGTCTTGCACGTGCATTGTTGCGAAGATCTAAGATACTTGTCCTTGATGAAGCAACGGCTGCTGTTGATGTTAGAACCGATGTTCTCATCCAAAAGACCATCCGAGAAGAGTTCAAGTCATGCACAATGCTAATCATCGCTCATCGTCTCAATACCATCATCGACTGTGATAAAGTCCTCGTTCTTGATTCTGGAAAAGTTCAGGAGTTCAGTACTCCGGAGAATCTTCTTTCAAACGGAGAATCTTCGTTCTCGAAGATGGTTCAGAGCACAGGAGCTGCGAATGCTGAGTACTTGCGTAGTATAGTGCTTGAAAACAAACGTAACAGAGATGCTAATGGTGATGATTCATCGCAACCTTTAGAAGGACAGAGAAAATGGCGAGCGTCTTCTCGTTGGGCTGCGGCTGCTCAGTTTGCTTTGGCTGTGAGCCTCACTTCATCTCACAACGACCTTCAAAGCCTCGAAATCGAAGATGATAACAGCGTTTTGAAGAGAACGAAAGACGCTGTGGTTACTCTACGCAGTGTTCTCGAAGGGAAACATGATAAAGAGATTGAAGAGTCTCTTACTCGAAATGATATCTCTAGAGAGCGTTGGTGGCCATCTCTTTACAAAATGATTGAAG GGCTTGCGGTGATGAGCAGATTGGCGAAGAACCGAATGCAACACCCGGATTACAACTTAGAGGGGAGATCGTTTGACTGGGACAACGTTGAGATGTAG
- the LOC106336102 gene encoding cation-chloride cotransporter 1 produces MDRGDIEEAGGEEEFPRLGGGKYRPVGAHDRAVVEMSSIDPGSSSSTLKNIRVVAPGEMGAGAREGPIPEDGVNGHQKESKLELFGFDSLVNILGLKSMTGEQIPAPSSPRDGEDISIMQGHPKPALKMGTMMGVFVPCLQNILGIIYYIRFTWIVGMAGIGQSLVLVLLCGLCTFLTTISLSAIATNGAMKGGGPYYLIGRALGPEVGISIGLCFFLGNAVAGALYVLGAVETFLKAFPAAGIFRETITKVNGTAVAESVQSPSSHDLQIYGIVVTILLCFIVFGGVKMINRVAPAFLLPVLLSILCIFIGMFLAKTDDPDTGITGLRLKSFRDNWSSAYQMTNNAGIPDPLGGTYWSFNELVGLFFPAVTGIMAGSNRSASLKDTQRSIPVGTLAATLSTTLLYVISVLFFGAVATRDKLLTDRLLTATVAWPLPLIVHVGIILSTLGAALQSLTGAPRLLAAIANDDILPILNYFKVADTSEPHIATLFTALICIGCVVIGNLDLITPTVTMFYLLCYAGVNLSCFLLDLLDAPSWRPRWKYHHWSLSFVGASLCIVIMFLISWSFTVVAIALASLIYKYVGLKGKAGDWGDGFKSAYFQLALRSLRSLGADQVHPKNWYPIPLVFCRPWGQLPENVPCHPKLADFANCMKKKGRGMSIFVSILDGDYYECAEEAKEACKQLATYIEYKRCEGVAEIVVAPNMTEGFRGIIQTMGLGNLKPNIVVMRYPEIWRRENLTEIPSTFVGIINDCITANKGVVIIKGLEEWPNEYQRQYGTIDLYWIVRDGGLMLLLSQLLLTKESFESCKIQLFCIAEEDSDAEALKADVKKFLYDLRMQAEVIVVTMKSWDIRSEGNSKEDSLEAFDAAQRRISDYLGEIKSQGSTPRLANGKMMVVNEQQVEKFLYTMLKLNSTILSYSRMAAVVLVSLPPPPLNHPAYFYMEYMDLLVENVPRMLIVRGYHKDVVTLFT; encoded by the exons ATGGATAGGGGCGACATTGAAGAAGCCGGCGGCGAAGAGGAATTCCCGCGACTCGGCGGAGGAAAATACAGGCCGGTGGGGGCGCACGATAGAGCGGTTGTCGAAATGTCATCCATCGATCCTGGATCTTCCTCTTCCACCCTCAA GAACATAAGAGTAGTTGCACCGGGAGAGATGGGAGCTGGTGCAAGGGAGGGTCCAATACCAGAAGATGGAGTCAATGGCCATCAGAAGGAATCCAAGCTGGAATTGTTTGGTTTCGATTCTCTTGTGAACATTCTTGGTTTGAAGAG CATGACAGGAGAGCAAATTCCAGCACCATCTAGCCCTAGAGATGGGGAGGATATCTCCATCATGCAAGGGCACCCAAAG CCTGCTCTCAAGATGGGTACAATGATGGGAGTTTTCGTTCCCTGCTTGCAAAACATCTTAGGAATTATATACTATATCCGTTTCACATG GATTGTTGGCATGGCTGGTATCGGACAAAGCCTGGTATTGGTATTGCTGTGTGGATTATGTACATTTTTGACGACAATATCTTTGAGTGCTATTGCGACAAATGGCGCAATGAAG GGTGGAGGACCATATTACCTCATTGGTCGTGCTCTTGGTCCGGAGGTTGGGATTAGCATAGGTTTATGCTTCTTCCTTGGCAATGCAGTTGCTGGAGCTCT GTACGTTTTGGGTGCTGTGGAGACTTTTTTAAAAGCGTTCCCTGCTGCTGGGATTTTTAGAG AAACTATCACAAAGGTTAATGGAACTGCAGTTGCCGAATCAGTACAAAGCCCAAGCTCACACGACTTGCAGATTTATGGAATTGTTGTGACTATACTTCTATGCTTCATTGTGTTTGGCGGCGTGAAGATGATCAATCGGGTTGCACCTGCTTTCCTACTACCCGTGTTGCTCTCTATCTTGTGCATATTCATTGGGATGTTTTTGGCAAAAACAGATGATCCTGACA CTGGAATCACGGGCTTGCGATTAAAAAGTTTTAGAGATAACTGGAGTTCTGCTTATCAGATGACAAATAATGCGGGAATTCCTGATCCACTTGGAGGCACATACTGGAGTTTCAA TGAGTTGGTGGGTCTATTTTTCCCTGCTGTAACAGGAATTATGGCTGGTTCAAATAGATCAGCTTCACTGAAAGACACACAAAGATCAATTCCTGTTGGAACATTGGCTGCCACTCTGTCAACCACCTTACTGTATGTGATCTCAGTGCTGTTTTTTGGAGCTGTTGCTACCCGTGACAAACTTTTGACTGATAG GCTTCTTACTGCCACAGTTGCTTGGCCTCTCCCCCTCATTGTTCACGTTGGCATCATCCTCTCAACCTTAGGGGCTGCTCTCCAGAGTCTGACAGGAGCCCCAAGGTTGCTTGCGGCTATAGCAAATGATGATATTCTCCCCATCCTGAATTATTTTAAAGTTGCGGATACTAGCGAACCTCACATAGCGACGCTTTTCACAGCATTGATCTGCATCGGATGTGTTGTTATCGGAAATCTAGATCTTATTACACCGACTGTGACTATGTTTTATCTTTTATGCTACGCGGGAGTAAACTTGTCTTGTTTCCTGCTTGATCTACTTGATGCTCCAAGTTGGCGTCCACGGTGGAAATACCATCACTGGAGCCTTTCCTTTGTTGGAGCCTCACTTTGCATAG TGATCATGTTCTTGATTTCTTGGTCATTCACTGTCGTTGCCATTGCGCTTGCAAGTCTTATATACAAATACGTTGGGCTAAAAGGAAAGGCCGGAGACTGGGGTGATGGTTTCAAGAGTGCATATTTTCAGTTGGCCCTTCGTAGTCTCAGGTCACTCGGAG CGGATCAAGTGCACCCTAAGAACTGGTATCCAATCCCCCTTGTTTTCTGCAGACCATGGGGACAGCTCCCAGAGAATGTTCCATGCCATCCTAAGCTGGCTGATTTTGCCAACTGTATGAAGAAAAAAGGTCGTGGAATGTCGATCTTTGTCTCAATACTAGACGGTGACTACTATGAATGTGCTGAAGAAGCAAAAGAAGCCTGCAAACAACTAGCCACCTACATTGAGTACAAGCGTTGCGAAGGCGTAGCTGAAATCGTTGTAGCTCCAAACATGACCGAAGGCTTCCGCGGGATCATCCAGACGATGGGACTTGGAAACCTCAAACCCAACATTGTCGTAATGCGTTACCCCGAGATCTGGCGACGGGAGAATCTAACAGAGATTCCATCCACGTTTGTTGGGATAATCAACGACTGCATAACAGCAAACAAAGGAGTTGTCATCATCAAAGGGTTAGAGGAATGGCCAAACGAGTACCAAAGACAGTACGGAACAATCGACTTGTACTGGATCGTGAGAGACGGCGGTCTCATGCTTCTCCTCTCGCAGCTTCTTCTGACGAAAGAAAGCTTCGAGAGCTGCAAGATCCAGCTCTTCTGCATAGCTGAAGAGGATTCAGACGCGGAAGCACTAAAGGCCGACGTGAAGAAGTTCCTCTACGACCTCAGAATGCAAGCGGAAGTAATCGTGGTGACGATGAAGTCGTGGGACATAAGATCAGAAGGAAACAGCAAAGAAGATTCATTGGAGGCCTTTGATGCTGCGCAGAGACGAATCTCGGATTACTTGGGAGAGATAAAGAGTCAAGGTTCGACTCCAAGGTTGGCAAACGGGAAAATGATGGTGGTGAATGAGCAACAAGTGGAGAAGTTTCTATACACGATGCTGAAACTGAACTCGACCATACTCAGTTACTCGAGGATGGCCGCGGTGGTGCTGGTTAGTCTCCCGCCGCCTCCGTTGAACCACCCGGCGTATTTCTACATGGAGTATATGGATTTGCTGGTGGAGAATGTCCCGAGGATGTTGATCGTGAGAGGGTATCACAAGGATGTTGTAACTTTGTTTACATAG
- the LOC106334714 gene encoding cell wall protein DAN4-like — protein MFFDKLRGFAKYVCPLKIFGKKDNADMKAKEAGILKTIASFAIGRIKSEIQEEKQEAIETFKFMKSLAGRILGGRKKEEKETTTLTPEQLKEIKDGILKWQTVIVKVANTMVVSTTTNNEGSAGSNPGAGTPSTDTNNQSQGTPSTDTNNQSQGAPSTDTNNQSQGTTEGSSSPNSGSATGSPSNKPSAGSNPGAGTLSTDTNNQSQGTTNTASSRSATTSQTTEVTVTEVETQTSEQVMTFLMNLEKKCPPKEEYKQFFEKLKSTMAGSAKVSSPKKKGGLFAMIKGAVGKIGDAMQFIRSRIGNKSAEVKKSMETYQAEVIKNMEELNAIYAKIVTQNQSKKGGAMTCTPEQQAEIKTTITKWEQVTTQFVEVAIKSETSTTTSTSTSASTGTAQAN, from the exons ATGTTCTTCGACAAACTCAGAGGATTTGCCAAGTATGTTTGCCCATTAAAAATATTTGGCAAAAAAGATAATGCTGACATGAAGGCCAAAGAAGCAGGCATCCTCAAAACCATAGCCTCTTTTGCTATTGGAAGG ATAAAGAGTGAAATTCAAGAGGAGAAACAGGAAGCTATCGAAACCTTTAAGTTTATGAAATCTTTGGCTGGTAGAATTCTCGGTGGCCGCAAGAAAGAAGAGAAAGAAACCACGACACTAACACCTGAACAGCTTAAAGAAATCAAAGATGGGATCTTGAAGTGGCAGACTGTGATTGTTAAGGTCGCAAACACTATGGTAGTTAGCACAACAACAAACAACGAAGGCTCTGCTGGTTCAAATCCTGGAGCTGGAACTCCCTCTACAGATACAAACAATCAATCTCAAGGTACTCCCTCTACGGATACAAACAATCAATCTCAAGGTGCTCCCTCTACGGATACAAACAATCAATCTCAAGGTACCACTGAAGGCTCTTCGAGTCCTAACTCCGGAAGCGCTACTGGAAGTCCATCAAACAAGCCGTCAGCTGGTTCAAATCCTGGAGCTGGAACTCTCTCTACGGATACAAACAATCAATCTCAAGGTACCACGAACACTGCTTCAAGTAGAAGTGCAACCACTAGCCAGACCACGGAGGTGACAGTGACAGAAGTCGAGACTCAGACTTCCGAACAAGTTATGACATTCCTAATGAACCTTGAGAAGAAGTGTCCACCAAAGGAGGAATACAAGCAATTTTTCGAGAAGCTAAAGAGTACCATGGCAGGTTCCGCAAAGGTTTCTTCTCCTAAGAAAAAAGGAGGCTTGTTCGCTATGATCAAAGGTGCTGTTGGGAAAATAGGTGATGCCATGCAATTTATTCGTTCAAGAATTGGAAACAAATCAGCAGAA GTAAAGAAGTCAATGGAAACTTACCAAGCAGAAGTGATAAAGAATATGGAAGAGCTAAATGCAATCTACGCTAAAATTGTAACCCAAAATCAAAGCAAGAAAGGAGGAGCAATGACATGCACACCAGAACAACAAGCAGAGATAAAGACGACAATCACCAAGTGGGAACAAGTCACAACCCAGTTCGTTGAGGTTGCTATTAAGAGTGAAACTTCGACAACTACTTCTACTTCAACATCAGCCTCCACGGGAACAGCGCAGGCAAATTGA